A single region of the Nocardioides sp. W7 genome encodes:
- a CDS encoding FAD-binding protein: MSKGTALPDILPASVLAADTPSYDVVVVGFGIAGGCAALEAARDGARVLLLERAAVHGGTSSMSGGHFYLGGGTVVQRATGQEDSVEEMYKYLVAVSKQPEHDKIRAYCEGSVEHCDWLEALGFEFERSYYPEKAVIQPGTEGLMYTGNEKVWPFKEQAVPAPRGHKVPVPGDTEGTRMVMDLLRDRVEEAGVEVRYETGATNLVVDEAGAVAGLAWKSFDDTGLVRAPSVIIAAGGFVMNADMVAEHTPRLAENPWTLGSTYDDGLGIRLGASVGGELKHMDEPFITAPIYPPSALITGIVVNAEGERFVAEDSYHSRTSQFVMEQTDSTAYLIVDSEHVEYPKFPLVPLIDGYETIDELEDALSLPAGSVAKTLERYNEYAARGEDPDFHKGAEWLAPQTTGPWAVFDLRLGKAIYAGFTLGGLRVTVDGQVQRPDGSVVAGLYAAGACASNLAQDGKGYCSGTQLGEGSFFGRRAGAAAARARSSVSFSA; encoded by the coding sequence ATGAGCAAGGGCACCGCGCTTCCCGACATCCTTCCCGCCTCGGTGCTGGCCGCCGACACCCCGTCGTACGACGTCGTCGTGGTCGGCTTCGGCATCGCCGGCGGCTGCGCCGCACTCGAGGCGGCCCGCGACGGCGCGCGGGTGCTGCTGCTGGAGAGGGCGGCGGTCCACGGCGGCACGTCGAGCATGTCCGGCGGGCACTTCTACCTCGGCGGCGGGACCGTCGTGCAGCGCGCGACCGGCCAGGAGGACTCGGTCGAGGAGATGTACAAGTACCTCGTCGCCGTCTCCAAGCAGCCCGAGCACGACAAGATCCGCGCCTACTGCGAGGGCTCGGTCGAGCACTGCGACTGGCTGGAGGCGCTCGGCTTCGAGTTCGAGCGGTCCTACTACCCCGAGAAGGCAGTGATCCAGCCCGGCACCGAGGGGCTGATGTACACCGGCAACGAGAAGGTCTGGCCGTTCAAGGAGCAGGCGGTGCCCGCGCCGCGCGGCCACAAGGTGCCGGTGCCGGGCGACACCGAGGGCACCAGGATGGTCATGGACCTGCTCCGCGACCGGGTCGAGGAGGCCGGCGTCGAGGTCCGCTACGAGACCGGGGCGACGAACCTCGTCGTGGACGAGGCCGGTGCCGTGGCCGGCCTCGCGTGGAAGTCGTTCGACGACACCGGGCTCGTGCGCGCACCGTCGGTGATCATCGCCGCCGGCGGCTTCGTGATGAACGCCGACATGGTCGCCGAGCACACCCCACGGCTGGCCGAGAACCCGTGGACGCTGGGCTCGACGTACGACGACGGACTCGGGATCCGGCTCGGCGCGTCCGTCGGCGGGGAGCTCAAGCACATGGACGAGCCGTTCATCACCGCGCCCATCTACCCGCCGTCCGCCCTGATCACCGGGATCGTCGTGAACGCCGAGGGCGAGCGGTTCGTGGCCGAGGACAGCTACCACTCCCGCACCTCGCAGTTCGTGATGGAGCAGACCGACTCGACGGCGTACCTCATCGTCGACAGCGAGCACGTGGAGTACCCCAAGTTCCCCCTGGTGCCGCTGATCGACGGCTACGAGACGATCGACGAGCTCGAGGACGCGCTGTCGCTGCCCGCGGGCTCGGTCGCCAAGACGCTGGAGCGCTACAACGAGTACGCCGCCCGCGGCGAGGACCCCGACTTCCACAAGGGCGCCGAGTGGCTCGCCCCGCAGACCACCGGCCCGTGGGCGGTCTTCGACCTGCGACTGGGCAAGGCGATCTACGCCGGCTTCACCCTCGGCGGCCTCCGGGTCACGGTCGACGGCCAGGTCCAGCGCCCCGACGGCTCCGTCGTCGCCGGCCTCTACGCCGCCGGCGCCTGCGCCTCGAACCTGGCCCAGGACGGCAAGGGGTACTGCTCCGGCACGCAGCTGGGTGAGGGGTCGTTCTTCGGTCGGCGGGCCGGGGCGGCTGCGGCGCGGGCACGCAGCTCGGTGAGTTTCTCCGCCTAG
- a CDS encoding TlpA disulfide reductase family protein: MATLALIDVDGAEHDLRGEGRYVDATDLAAATGWDLKPVGLCRGEVCVPLFGRVVTDPADDARIDLAVWAEALGLVLAHDPEERVAALAPSAAARHREVGDGRAPSLALRDVDGNPVSFDDQSGHKRVLVTWASWCGCRHELAGWQRLQDELADTGLKIFSVALDADPEDSRPWIEAASPSYPVAVDTAHVTAERYGITNVPSVVWVDEDDRVVKPPTIAPGDDQFVEFTKIGAERHHDLLRAWVRDGALPASAAGELPERTDDEQLALAERRVAAYLQRRGRTDAAKAHLAAAQVLAPWDWTVRRGGIMMTGGDPFLGEEFTSFWEVWDASGRPGYTPTT, from the coding sequence ATGGCGACCCTCGCACTCATCGACGTCGACGGAGCCGAGCACGACCTGCGCGGGGAGGGGCGGTATGTCGACGCCACCGACCTGGCGGCGGCCACCGGCTGGGACCTCAAGCCGGTCGGCCTGTGCCGGGGCGAGGTCTGCGTCCCGCTCTTCGGCCGGGTCGTGACGGACCCCGCCGACGACGCCCGCATCGACCTGGCCGTCTGGGCCGAGGCGCTCGGCCTGGTCCTCGCGCACGACCCGGAGGAGCGGGTCGCCGCGCTCGCGCCGTCCGCGGCCGCGCGGCACCGGGAGGTCGGCGACGGTCGGGCACCGAGCCTGGCGCTGCGCGACGTCGACGGGAACCCGGTCTCCTTCGACGACCAGTCCGGTCACAAGCGGGTGCTCGTCACCTGGGCGAGCTGGTGCGGCTGCCGGCACGAGCTCGCCGGCTGGCAGCGGCTGCAGGACGAGCTCGCCGACACCGGCCTGAAGATCTTCTCGGTGGCGCTCGACGCCGACCCCGAGGACAGTCGGCCGTGGATCGAGGCGGCCTCCCCGTCGTACCCCGTGGCGGTGGACACCGCCCACGTCACGGCCGAGCGCTACGGCATCACCAACGTCCCCTCCGTGGTGTGGGTCGACGAGGACGACCGCGTCGTGAAGCCGCCGACGATCGCGCCCGGCGACGACCAGTTCGTGGAGTTCACCAAGATCGGGGCCGAGCGGCACCACGACCTGCTGCGCGCCTGGGTCCGTGACGGCGCGCTGCCCGCGAGCGCGGCCGGCGAGCTGCCCGAGCGCACCGACGACGAGCAGTTGGCGCTGGCCGAGCGGCGGGTGGCGGCGTACCTCCAACGACGCGGGCGCACCGACGCGGCGAAGGCCCACCTCGCGGCGGCGCAGGTGCTGGCGCCGTGGGACTGGACCGTACGTCGTGGCGGGATCATGATGACCGGCGGCGACCCGTTCCTCGGCGAGGAGTTCACCTCGTTCTGGGAGGTCTGGGACGCCTCCGGACGGCCCGGCTACACCCCGACGACCTGA
- a CDS encoding potassium/proton antiporter, whose product MTFDAHQLDAFLLVGSGVTLLAILAVRASSRAGLPSLLVYLLMGVLLGESGLGIHFEDAELAHALGFGALVVILAEGGLTTNWREIRPSMRLGVVLATVGVSISVGIVALGAHYLLGMSWELAILLGAATSATDAAAVFSVLRAVPLPRRLTGVLEAESGLNDAPVVVLVVLVSSGAAAEDGPLLMLALILFELVAGVLIGLAVGVGGAWVMRHAALPSSGLYPIAVLCLTVLAYGAGAAVHASGFAAVYVAALVLGNSDLPHRAATRSFSEGIAWIAQIGLFVMLGLLLSPSRLTWEIVGLALVAGLLLTLVARPISVFVSAIAQPMPWRELGFISWAGLRGAVPIVFTIIPLADGLDGAEKLFDIVFVMVVIYTLLTGPTLPLVARLLGVAQRNEPRELELEAAPLERVAADLLQVTISPASQLHGVEVGELRLPPGASVSMIVRDDQTLVPELRTVLRRGDDLLVVTPRRLRWKTEERLRQVSLGGRLAQWLPDEHRTD is encoded by the coding sequence ATGACCTTCGACGCCCACCAGCTGGACGCTTTCCTTCTGGTCGGTTCGGGCGTCACCCTGTTGGCGATCCTGGCTGTTCGGGCCTCGAGTCGTGCCGGCCTGCCGAGCCTGTTGGTCTACCTGCTGATGGGCGTCCTGCTCGGCGAGTCCGGCCTCGGCATCCACTTCGAGGACGCCGAGCTCGCCCACGCACTCGGCTTCGGCGCTCTCGTGGTGATCCTGGCCGAGGGTGGTCTCACGACGAACTGGCGCGAGATCAGGCCGTCGATGCGTCTCGGGGTGGTGCTGGCGACGGTCGGGGTCAGCATCTCGGTGGGCATCGTGGCGCTGGGCGCCCACTACCTGCTCGGGATGAGCTGGGAGCTCGCGATCCTGCTGGGCGCGGCCACCTCGGCCACGGACGCGGCCGCAGTGTTCTCGGTGCTGCGCGCCGTCCCGCTACCGCGCCGCCTCACCGGTGTCCTCGAGGCGGAGTCCGGCCTCAACGACGCCCCTGTGGTGGTGCTGGTCGTGCTGGTCTCCTCCGGTGCGGCGGCCGAGGACGGCCCGCTGCTGATGTTGGCCCTGATCCTCTTCGAGCTGGTGGCCGGCGTGCTGATCGGCCTGGCCGTCGGCGTGGGCGGGGCCTGGGTGATGCGGCACGCGGCGCTGCCCTCGTCCGGCCTCTACCCGATCGCCGTGCTCTGCCTGACCGTCCTCGCGTACGGCGCCGGCGCCGCCGTGCACGCCTCCGGCTTCGCCGCCGTGTACGTCGCTGCCCTGGTCCTCGGCAACTCCGACCTGCCGCACCGGGCGGCGACCCGGTCCTTCTCGGAGGGCATCGCCTGGATCGCCCAGATCGGGCTCTTCGTCATGCTCGGCCTACTGCTGAGCCCGTCGCGGCTGACCTGGGAGATCGTCGGCCTCGCCCTCGTCGCGGGCCTGCTGCTCACCCTCGTGGCCCGGCCGATCTCGGTGTTCGTGAGCGCCATCGCCCAGCCGATGCCCTGGCGTGAGCTCGGCTTCATCTCCTGGGCCGGCCTGCGCGGTGCGGTCCCGATCGTCTTCACCATCATCCCGCTGGCCGATGGCCTCGACGGCGCCGAGAAGCTGTTCGACATCGTCTTCGTGATGGTCGTCATCTACACCCTGCTGACCGGCCCGACCCTCCCGCTCGTGGCTCGGTTGCTGGGGGTGGCCCAGCGCAACGAGCCACGCGAGCTCGAGCTCGAGGCCGCGCCACTGGAGCGGGTGGCCGCCGACCTGCTCCAGGTGACGATCAGCCCGGCGTCGCAGCTGCACGGCGTCGAGGTGGGCGAGCTGCGGCTGCCGCCGGGCGCCTCGGTCTCGATGATCGTCCGCGACGACCAGACCCTGGTGCCGGAGCTCCGTACCGTCCTGCGCCGCGGCGACGACCTGCTCGTCGTCACCCCCCGACGGCTGCGCTGGAAGACCGAGGAGCGGCTGCGCCAGGTCAGCCTCGGGGGCCGGCTCGCCCAGTGGCTCCCCGACGAGCACCGAACCGACTAG
- a CDS encoding LytR C-terminal domain-containing protein yields the protein MSPLSPAARTATTLAVLSALLVAGLAWGWSATTAPLPGTVELDSSCTRLELAEGDPVYPDQVLVSVLNAGTRDGLASTTMKLLVEQGFVAGDRGNAPRRSGVEKAEIWTGDPDSPAVRLVRSWLGKGVVVKSEPTTADGVVVVVGDGFTALANGRPKAAAKSDTTICSPPPPELAG from the coding sequence ATGTCCCCCCTGTCCCCCGCCGCCCGCACCGCGACCACCCTGGCGGTCTTGAGCGCCCTGCTCGTCGCCGGCCTGGCCTGGGGCTGGTCGGCCACGACCGCACCGCTGCCGGGGACGGTCGAGCTCGACTCCTCCTGCACCCGCCTCGAGCTGGCCGAGGGCGACCCGGTCTACCCCGACCAGGTGCTCGTCAGCGTCCTCAACGCCGGCACCCGCGACGGTCTCGCCAGCACCACCATGAAGCTCCTGGTCGAGCAGGGCTTCGTCGCCGGCGACCGGGGCAACGCCCCGCGCCGCTCCGGCGTCGAGAAGGCCGAGATCTGGACCGGCGACCCGGACAGCCCGGCCGTCCGGCTGGTGCGGTCCTGGCTCGGGAAGGGCGTGGTCGTCAAGTCCGAGCCCACGACCGCCGACGGCGTCGTCGTGGTCGTCGGCGACGGGTTCACGGCCCTGGCCAACGGGCGCCCGAAGGCCGCGGCCAAGAGCGACACCACGATCTGCAGCCCGCCGCCGCCGGAGCTGGCGGGCTAG
- a CDS encoding type II toxin-antitoxin system VapB family antitoxin, with the protein MIFKRIGDGRPYPDHGLSSRAWAAVPPRQVRLDELVTTKDTLQLAALLDEDSTFYGDLFAHVVEWRGEYYLEDGLHRALRAALHQRNVLHARVHPVGA; encoded by the coding sequence GTGATCTTCAAGCGCATCGGCGACGGGCGCCCGTATCCCGACCACGGGCTGTCCTCCCGGGCCTGGGCGGCGGTGCCGCCCCGGCAGGTGCGGCTCGACGAGCTGGTCACCACCAAGGACACCCTCCAGCTGGCCGCCCTGCTGGACGAGGACTCCACGTTCTACGGCGACCTGTTCGCCCACGTCGTGGAGTGGCGCGGGGAGTACTACCTCGAGGACGGGCTGCACCGCGCCCTGCGCGCGGCCCTGCACCAGCGCAACGTCCTGCACGCACGCGTCCACCCGGTCGGAGCCTGA